One window of the Polyangiaceae bacterium genome contains the following:
- a CDS encoding aromatic ring-hydroxylating dioxygenase subunit alpha, whose product MVEAARYLGGEVLERELARVFRRSWLLACPSARIAQPGDFAVFDLAAESVILWRAHDGVVRAFVNACPHRGTRLLDGAGRRERLVCPYHCFSFGDDGRLLSAPYLNEPPELSLQALPAEERFGLVWVDFGAERSLDEHLAPIADLLRERSLQGFGLSSDVSVDLACNWKISADVHGEALHVPSLHPEIASKVDFVGARIVAHPPHAVIEVAPRVEGLGTNVLVYVFPNAHLNLHADYALIFRHCPHATDPQRSRFDQYALAKTAPEQPEPPRHVAADDPAIGPITAADLHIAERVQRGLGSGRISPTLTHPERLLGWMLHSLDRHLAENDD is encoded by the coding sequence ATGGTCGAAGCGGCTCGCTACTTGGGAGGGGAAGTGCTCGAGCGTGAGCTCGCCCGGGTGTTTCGACGCTCCTGGTTGCTAGCGTGTCCCAGCGCACGCATTGCACAACCCGGCGACTTTGCCGTCTTCGACTTGGCGGCGGAAAGCGTCATCTTGTGGCGTGCTCACGACGGTGTCGTGCGGGCTTTCGTCAACGCCTGTCCTCATCGTGGCACGCGACTCTTGGACGGAGCGGGCCGGCGCGAGCGTCTGGTCTGCCCCTATCACTGCTTCAGCTTTGGCGACGACGGACGCCTGCTGTCGGCTCCGTATTTGAACGAACCACCCGAGCTGTCGCTGCAGGCGCTACCCGCCGAGGAGCGCTTCGGCCTGGTCTGGGTCGACTTTGGCGCGGAACGTTCCCTGGACGAGCATTTGGCGCCCATTGCCGACTTGTTGCGCGAGCGCTCCCTGCAGGGCTTCGGGCTCAGCTCCGACGTCAGCGTCGACCTCGCGTGCAACTGGAAGATCAGCGCCGACGTGCACGGCGAGGCGCTGCACGTGCCGAGTTTGCATCCCGAGATCGCCTCCAAGGTGGATTTCGTGGGCGCTCGGATCGTGGCCCATCCACCCCACGCCGTGATCGAAGTGGCGCCTCGGGTCGAGGGGCTCGGCACCAACGTGCTGGTCTACGTCTTTCCCAATGCGCACCTGAATCTGCACGCCGACTACGCACTGATCTTCCGACATTGCCCCCATGCGACGGATCCCCAACGCAGCCGCTTCGATCAATACGCCTTGGCGAAGACGGCGCCCGAGCAGCCCGAGCCCCCGCGGCACGTCGCCGCCGACGATCCGGCCATTGGTCCCATTACCGCGGCCGATCTGCACATCGCCGAGCGCGTGCAGCGCGGTCTCGGCAGCGGGCGCATCTCCCCGACGCTCACCCACCCCGAGCGGCTACTGGGTTGGATGCTCCACAGCCTGGACCGCCACCTG
- a CDS encoding radical SAM protein: MSEGPRLPLLLEDPSIHTVTLALNYVCNSRCSFCFIEPELDMRLPDTSDEHVAAVFEENRRRQRYERLILAGAEATLRKDLPDIARRALAEGGFRVVRLQTNGRRLKDANYARQLVDAGISEFFVSVHAGRAELDRKLTRNPNSFAEMSAGLDNLRGLTVRLMSNTCVSASNVDDLDALATFLIDHGVPESHFWGFIEFGDIGQQAEHVAFARAVPATLAAARRLLAQGNQVVLSWFPRCMLEDLQHLLIDHRDDTLIHESFSSRAKAHGGFSCAHSASCARFQRGCMGLHERHVELIGDEAHLLRPLAAGE, from the coding sequence ATGAGCGAAGGCCCGCGACTCCCCCTGCTGCTGGAGGATCCGTCGATCCACACCGTGACCCTGGCCCTGAACTACGTCTGCAACAGCCGCTGCAGCTTCTGTTTCATCGAGCCGGAGTTGGACATGCGCTTGCCCGACACCAGCGACGAACACGTCGCGGCGGTGTTCGAGGAGAACCGCCGCCGTCAGCGCTACGAGCGCCTGATCCTGGCGGGAGCGGAGGCCACGCTGCGCAAGGATCTGCCCGACATCGCCCGTCGCGCCTTGGCGGAGGGCGGCTTTCGCGTGGTGCGCCTGCAAACCAACGGTCGCCGCTTGAAGGACGCGAACTACGCGCGCCAGCTCGTAGACGCCGGGATCAGCGAGTTCTTCGTGTCGGTGCATGCGGGCAGGGCAGAGCTGGATCGCAAGCTGACTCGCAACCCGAACAGCTTCGCGGAGATGAGCGCAGGCCTCGACAACCTCCGCGGCCTGACGGTGCGTCTGATGTCCAACACGTGTGTGTCTGCCAGCAACGTGGATGATCTGGACGCGCTTGCCACTTTTCTCATCGACCACGGCGTGCCCGAGAGCCACTTCTGGGGCTTCATCGAGTTCGGGGACATCGGGCAGCAGGCGGAGCACGTCGCCTTCGCACGCGCAGTTCCCGCCACCCTCGCCGCGGCCCGACGTCTGCTGGCGCAGGGCAATCAGGTCGTGCTGTCGTGGTTCCCGCGCTGCATGTTGGAGGACCTGCAGCACCTGCTGATCGATCATCGCGACGACACGCTGATTCACGAGTCCTTCTCGAGTCGCGCCAAGGCCCACGGCGGATTCTCCTGCGCCCACTCGGCGTCTTGCGCTCGGTTTCAGCGTGGCTGCATGGGACTTCACGAGCGTCATGTCGAGCTGATCGGTGACGAGGCACACTTGTTGCGACCGCTGGCGGCGGGGGAGTAG